In Vicia villosa cultivar HV-30 ecotype Madison, WI linkage group LG7, Vvil1.0, whole genome shotgun sequence, the DNA window CTGACAAGTCTCTTTCAGCTCAGCAATAAGAAGGGCTTTGTTCACAGATTTGCTGGGTtgtgatgtcccagcagatgtcaTGTCATCAGACCTCTGGAGCAGTTTGTAGTGAAAAGACAAAGCACTCTCCCTCTTACATACAGAATCTTTACTTTTCAGAATTCCAGGGTGTTGCTTGAGGATTATTCCACATATCAGGGATGGGAATGCAATAGGGAGCTTGGTAGCAGAGGTACCAGCATGCCTCATAGTTTGATCAAATATATAAGTCCCATAGTCAAATTTTGTCTTGGTTCCCACAGCATAAATAAATCTTCCTAGGCCAACATCAATGGTAGAAGTGTGATTGGTAGGCACCCAGTTAGCAGCACCAATTTTGTGTAGCAATGCATACCTGACATTAAGAGAACTAGCAGACAGTTTGCTCTTTATAGGCCACTTCTTAACCTTACCACCAGTGATTACTTTGCACACCTCATTATCagtcacttcaagctcaggttgagcctcagcatctctacctagatataggttgataacagcaggggaaaaatctatacactttcttctaacatacaccttatgaaaatcatcagttcttccatcaccacaatcttgagacaagttcacaataaattccttcacaagcatttcataacactttgaaaaatgagagacagtcttaatcaaacctgcagacttgatgagcttcatgacctcttgacattccagagcatcatttgctagTTCTCTTTCAAgagccagccttctttgataaacaaacttccactggatggcatttgaagcatagtgcaagtaaatgttgtccagaggaacatcacgaacctttgtggaggattttgtgacagcaatcttcttctttgatgggatgtcagggacatcacttaagACATCATCTTCAGGGGCAGAAAcacttctttccttcctcttcttcactgCAGTCTTGCTCCCAGTGGTTGAAGGTTCAGCAGGGACCTTCTTGATCTTCTTTATAGTGACCTTCTTTTGAGGAGTAACTTGAGGAGTAACTTGAGGTTTGGAAAAATCTTGATCACAAACCTGTTTGCCCTTACGAGTCTTGACTCTATGAGAGATGCTAGAGATGAGCTCATCATCAGCAATGTCAATAGAATCATCCAGATCATCCAGATTCACCACATCATGCACAGTAGGGCCTTCATTAAGGGTTTCTTTAGAAGGAGCAGCAGGAACCTCTTCAGCTTTCTTAGGTTCAAGAATCTCAGCATCTTTAGTACCAGATGtttcaacattgatagcttcagatgtctcaacatctttggCACCAGGGGTCTTCTCATCATTGTTGtcaacagatgtctcaacatcaccCTGATCTTTGCTAGCATCATCTTGACCATCTTGATCATCTTTGCTGTTCTCAGAGGCAGGAatttgggctagaggaacagatATTCCATCAACCTggtgcccttcattcaagattcttgtgACAATACCTGCGATCGCATTATGAACATAAGCAGAGCCCTCTCTACCTTGAACAGAAAAAGTTTCTGGAACAGATCCACCAGTtaattttcttgcatgcatctttcttggtggATTATGAACAGGATCGGTAGCAGGAACAgagttcaatggcacaacatTCAACACAACATCTTGATCACTCACCACATTGGGTGCCCTAGATcctgatgctgtttcagaggAAGGAGATGATTTCTTTGAGGGAGAACTCTGAGACATGATGAGAGAAAATGGAATGCTGGGTAAAGGTTTGTGAATGCAGTGACACAGAGAGATAGCGTGAGTGTGGAGGATAGGTTTTGGGGGAATGGAAACCGTTTGGGCAAATTGAAAAAGggggggaaaatacactttaatgtgtaatgatatcaaatatttggagagagaaataatgctggccccacacccaattaattgttataatccttcacaaagacaaatgcctagtttacttcttagattttcaaattgatttgcatccaaagcttttgtgaaaatgtcagccAGTTGAAgatttgtagcaacatgttccaaggcaattattttatcctcaacaagatctctaatgtaatggtgtctaatatcaatgtgcttggtcctgctatgctgaatgggattctttgaaatgttaatggcacttaagttgtcacaatataatgtcatgacatcttgtgtgacattgtattctgttaacatttgtttcatccaaacaagctgagagcaactacttcctgctgcaatgtattctgcctctgcagtggacaaagacacacaattttgtttcttgctgaaccatgaaataagattattccccaagaagaaacatcctcctgaagtactttttctgtcatcagcacttccagcccaatctgcatcacaatatccagtgagaataggttcacacccatgagagtagagcattccatactcacaagtaccattcacatatttcaggatcctcttgacttgattgatatgACTGATCTTGGatctgcttgatacctagcacacaccccaacagcaaaagcaatatcaggtctactggctgtgagatacagcaggcttcctatcatgcttctatataaactttgatcaacactggttcccttttcatctttggacaacTTTAAGTGAGTAGGAGCTGGTGTTCTTTTGTGagtagcattttccattccaaactttttaacaatgtttttagcatacttactctgagagagaaagattgagtcttccatctgtttaacttgcagcccaagaaaataagttaattctccaactaggctcatttcaaattctgattgcatctgatcaacaaaatgtctagtcatcttgtctgacatcccaccaaacacaatatcatccacatagatttgagcaatcaggatctttcctccttcatctttaacaaaaagtgttttatctatccctcctttcctgtacccATTAccagtaagaaactcagttagtctctcataccaagctctaggggcttgttttaggccataaagagcttttcttagtttgtacacatagtcaggatggtttggatcagcaaaacctttaggttgctccacataaacttcctcactcaagtatccattcaagaaagcactcttcacatccatctggtatagtttgaattttagagtacaagcaactcctagcagtaatctaattgactcaagtctagcaactggagcaaaggtttcatcaaagtcaattccttcaacttgagtgtatccttgagcaactagccttgctttgtttctgacaacagttcccagttcatctgacttgtttttgtaaacccattttgttccaatgacattagtacctttaggtcttggtaccagctcccatacttcattcctttcaaactggcctagttcttcctgcatggcattaatccagaactcatctgttaatgcatccttgacatttttaggttcaatttttgacacaaaacaagagtttgaaactACTTCCCTTGACCTTTTAGTAATTCCATGTTGAGATAtcctataataagttcactaggatgatttttttgaactcttatagaaggactcttgttaggaggttcagtctcagattctgtgatagtaggactgcaatcatcttctcttgtagatccttcagctgtaatatcccagaatgttccgacatcttctgtgacatctgcttgattgtggacatcatcaaccacaacatttatggactccattattattctggttcttgagttgaacactctataggctctactgtttgtagagtagcccagaaagattccttcatcactcttgggatccatcttccttctgtgatctctatcagcaagaatgtaacacttactaccaaacacatggaagtatttgacagtgggttttcttcccttccagatctcatatagggtggtagaggttccttttcttaaggtaactctattatgaacataacaagcagtattcatggcttcagcccagaagtagataggaagattcttagcatggatcatggctctggctgattcttgaatagttctattttttctttcaacaaccccattttgctgtggagtaataggggatgaaaattcatgatgtattccttcagaggagcagaaatcagcaaattttttattctcaaattcctttccatgatcacttctaattctcacaacaccattttctttttctctttgaattctttgacataggtccttgaaaacatcaaacacatctgacttttctctgatgaagcttacccaagtgtatctggagtagtcatccacaaccacataagcatatttatttcctccaagactttctatttgcattggtcccatcaagtccatatggagcagttcaagaactctggaagtggtcagatgtgtaacctttggatgtgacatcctggtttgttttcctatctgacattcaccacatattcttccttcatcaatttgtagcttaggaattcctctcacagcttccagagaaataatccttttcatacctcttagatgaaggtgaccaagtttttggtgccacaactttgcttcttcttctttagaacatacagttgagtagctggattcatgagacacccacaagtagcagttatctttggatctgactcccctcattactacttccttttcttcattagtaaccacacactcagctttagtgaagttgacttggtatccttggtcacagagttgactgatgcttatgaggttagcagtcaggcctttgaccaacaaaacaccttctaaatttggcactcctgaacagtctagttttccaactcctttgatttctcctttagctccatcaccaaaggttacatagctagtagaatgattcttgatatcaacaagcagattcttgattccagtcatgtgtctggaacatccactgtcaaaataccaatcttctttggctgaaactctaagagatgtatgggctattaaagccatatttttaggtttccattgttgcttctggatgggcatgatctgcttaggtttgtagtaaggagcttgatctgggtatccatataatctgaagcaaaagggcttaatgtgcccaaatcttccacagtaatgacatctccatctttgaaactttctcttcatttcacttttctcgtgatgttgagtcacatgttttgacattggtttcaacatctcagcttcaggtttagttctgctactatcttgggaatgtttctttgcaccaacaaatcctataccagacatatctcctgaactttttccaatctgcaaaatctcctccaacatatccgagccactgttcaacatttttacagattttgacatctgatcaagtttggattgtaacatgataatttcactgtttagttcagatatagttttactaagccctttgttatcagcctccaactgaactatgtatttcttctgcttttcaccttgttgacaaacttcagcacttctgatacacaactttctgtaggaggttgccagttcttcaaaggttagctcatcttcactagaatcttcatcagaattgcaaaccccagtaagggctgtgacatgtttggctgattcttcttcaaaatcactctcagaatcttcatcagaccaggagactgacaatcctttcttttgtttcttgagataagtaggacattcagctctaatatgtccatacccttcacatccatgacattgaatccctttgttgtgattgtacttttcttctggttttgctcttctgccagagtcataagatctactgatgttagatgagatgttcttggcattaggtcttggcttctgatccattcttctcataattttgttgaattgtttaccaagcatagctatagattcagatagattctcttctctactttcctctgcttcttcttgagagttggacacaaaagctatgcttttgttcttcttttcagaattttcactgatccccatctcaaaggtttgaagagatccaattaactcttctaccttcattttgctgatgtcctgtgcctcttctatagctgtaactttcatatcaaatctcttaggtagggatctaaggatttttctcaccagcttttcatcagacattttctctcccaaagctcctgaggtattagcaatatcaagtatattcatatgaaaatccttaatactttcatcatctctcatccttagattttcaaacttcgtagttagcagttgaagtcttgacatcttcactttggaggtgccctcatgagtagtcttgagggtatcccagacatctttggctagttcacactggtgtactagtctgaatatatttctgtcaattccattgaataaagcatttaaggctttagagttgccaagcgccaatgcctcttcatctttgtctcattcttcctctggtttaagagttttcttgccatctttatcagtaatgacaggatgttcccatcctttgttcacagctctccatgctttactatccacggatttcagaaaagccaccatgcgaggtttccaataatcataattggaaccatccagaatgggtggtctaatcacaaatccaccaccttctttgtccatagtaccagaaaatgCTGTCCCTAggtctcacccagtaaaaacaggcagggtgcctgctctgatgccaattgaaattctggactcagacacgcgatgtcgaacaggatgtcacgacattactttctgaatgcttttaaacaaatgaacaaggagtaaacagaataacaacacaagaaagttgttaacccagttcggtgcaatcacacctacatctgggggctaccaagccagggaggaagtccactataagtaatatcaattaaaggtaatacagatcaagattactcctttcacttaatatctacccaatgcaacttcaatctaaacaaattagatcagagatcctactgactccccctcaatcacaacagtgatgaaAAACACTCAACGAATAGcaaagaagacacacttcaaagacacaacttgatcttgcttaaaagctttaatcaagtacaatagtactcttgcttaaaagctttgagtacttcttacaactcaaaacacctagaccaagacaaccatcatgatgattgtttggcttacaagaaggctagaacgaaaacttaaaacaaagaactcttaaagcttctcaaacaaaaaccctaatatgATCAGCAGCTTCTTCGTAGAATATATAGCCTTCATAAAgcacagcagctgggccttggatccaaattagttttaaccctaataaaattaatttccataaatcaaggaactaaaaaaataaccatcaaagacgtccttgaatcagatcagaatccaacattaccaaataaagcgcataggatcttatcagatcacataaccataaatagtaatagaaaagaacgtaacagctgcgaatgtcatgacatcggccttgacatcaggtaaaggcctgcataagaaaaacttcacaacagtagaaagcatgtcatgacaccagatttggcaagatagaaacacaatgagttttaccaaaaattacagccaatcaacaacatctacaggtTTCTTAGAGGAAGGAAGTTTCAAAGCTTCATGCACAAGGAAGGTTTCTAGAAATGCAATGCCGACCGCTGTTGTTTCTTCAAGAGATATAAGTCCATACTATGTCTCAAAGACCCAGCAGGGCAGTATTGAAGGGACATATAGATTTTGAATCCTTTACAAAGACTCAATTTTTCTTTCTAAACATGTTAAATAAATTCTGATTGTCAGCTGAAATGTTTGACGCTTGATGCTCAAACAAAGTAGTGTGTTATTCATGTTGGAGGCTACTTGGGGAGGGGGTCAACAAGGGAAAGGTGATAGGTATGTGGGTTGTCTCACTTGAAGAACCAACGCGGGACTTCTTTCTCACATTTTGTGACTTCCTCTTTTTTAACCAATATGAGACTTCTTTCTTACACTTGATATCAAGTGTGGGTTGATACACAATGTCCCCCTCATGTGGAAATTCGAAGGGGTCACAACGAGGGAGCTGAGACACTTTGTGAGAGACGCACCACATACTCATCTAAAACCTTAAGGTTATAAGTGTGTGAGTTctatcacttataaagtgttaatTCTTTCCTTTtctaaccaatgtgagacttctttctcacacttgattctcaacaattCACACATGATTATTTACTAGAAATAGAAACAGCTAACAGTTTAACACCTACATATGTATGTATAGTAATGATTATCATAATGATTTCATGACAATTAATAGTTAGTAACGCACTAACAACATGCTCTTTCAAACCCACTGTCTATTTTTGAGTTTCATGTGGATTCCAATACATAATCTAGGACAACTACAAGTTTATATGAGTATATATAATACAACAAATTTACATGAGTATTGTATCCACATTTGCATGAAGTGGGTGTAGAACCCCATAGAGCAGTATATATGAGATCAAATGGTGCATTGTAAATATTATCAAATGCAAAAGAATGTATTGTATCCACATTTACAACCAAGTAGGTCAATCTAATAACTAAGTGTACACATATTAGAAATAAGAGAAATTAAGTCATATCCACATTTACAATCAACTAGGCCAATCTAATAACTAGGCCAATCATGTGCCAAATAAGAAGGattaacaaatataaaaataaaagtgagAGAAACTTGAGATGTGGtgacagtgttttaaaaaccgtaTCAGACCGTTCAGTTGAATCGTGAATCGGAAGGGTCATCAATCTAATTTGAATATTGGATCAGATAAGCTATTAAATAAGTGAGAGTTTGACAAAACGGACGAAAGCCTATAAAAATTGGCGAACCAACGATTTTGGAAAACCAACGTATTAATGTTTGTTTGGGCCAAATGTCGGCCCAGTCTAGAACAGATTGTATGTGAAAGAAAATACTTAGCTATGTACGaaaaataacatttaattttacatacaatcaatcataatttttttaacaattaaaaaattaaaaaaaaatgtatctcCTTCATTATCACAGCTACTCATGATtccaatttaaaaagaaaattttaaatatttggatTTATAAGCATATTGATATACTTAGTATACATACAAGTATTTCTCTAACATGAAAGGTGTTACTAATTTTAGTGAGGGAAAAAAAAGGTTAGCAATCTGCTTTCCATTGGTTGGTAGCTATTAGATCCTCAACTTGTGAACCATAGAAATAAGTCAAattgataaaacaaaaatatgttaCTCTATTCTAAAATTAACCATGTTTTTTGTAAACTTGTTTTCTCAATATCACGTTGAACCCATAACATAACAACCTTTTTTGCCTTCCGTTGTTTAGCTTCATGAATTTGGTAAGAGTAATCATCATATAATAGAACAAAAACTCTATTATTTGTGTTTCGCTTCATGGAAGGATTGGATGGGTTAATAGATAAGCTTTTGGAAACAAGAAATAATAGAGGAAAGCGGATTCAACTAGGAGAGTCAGAAATTCGCAACCTTTGCACCAAAGCAAAAGATGTTTTCCTGAGCCAGCCAAATCTACTTGAATTAGAGGCTCCAATTAACATCTGTGGTATCTCTAATCACATTTCTCTATAATatctattattatgtttaatttagAATTGCAAATTGTTTATGGTTGATTCCATTCCAGGAGATATACACGGGCAATATCCCGACCTATTGCGAGTATTCGAGTACGGTGGGTTCCCTCCAGATTCGAATTACCTGTTTCTTGGAGACTACGTCGACAGAGGAAAACAAAGTATAGAAACAATATGTCTCCTTCTGTCATACAAGATAAAATACCCTGAGAACTTTTTCCTtcttagaggaaaccatgaatgtGCATCTATTAATAGAATTTATGGATTTTATGACGAGTGCAAAAGACGATACAATGTTCGCCTATGGAAGATATTTACGGATTGCTTCAATTGTTTGCCTGTAGCTGCGGTGATTGATGATAAAATCATATGCATGCACGGTGGCCTTTCTCCTGATATGGAGAGCTTGAATCAAATCAAAGCTATAGAAAGGCCATTAGATGTGCCTGATCAGGGTCTCTTATGTGATCTCCTTTGGGCAGATCCAGACCCGGAAATAAAAGGTTGGGGAGAGAATGATCGCGGTGTTTCCTACACTTTCGGACCAGATAGAGTAACTGAGTTCTTGAAAAAACATGATCTTGATCTTATATGTCGGGCTCATCAGGTTGTTGAAGACGGTTACCAATTCTTTGCAGACAGGCAATTAGTTACAATATTTTCAGCACCAAATTATTGTGGCGAGTTCAATAATGCAGGTGCACTTATGTGCGTGGATCAAACTTTACTTTGTTCATTCCAGATTATCAAACCGTTGAGAGGAAAGAACGCGTGTTAGATTCATTTGCAAGCACACAAACTTCAACTTTTGCTCCAAACAATCAAATTACTATGTCGTGCTTGCTTGCATCCCAAATTCAAGAACTTGCTGTCTGCATTGTTTTATGGTAGATGAAGATAAGGCAAAGTGGGAAACTGCAGTTTTAGCACCCACTTTCCACTTCATAGGTAGCAGGTGTAATGAAGTTAGGATTCAAAAAGAGGGTTCATAAATAATGGTTTGTTAGGAGATGTATATATAT includes these proteins:
- the LOC131617938 gene encoding serine/threonine-protein phosphatase PP1-like, which encodes MEGLDGLIDKLLETRNNRGKRIQLGESEIRNLCTKAKDVFLSQPNLLELEAPINICGDIHGQYPDLLRVFEYGGFPPDSNYLFLGDYVDRGKQSIETICLLLSYKIKYPENFFLLRGNHECASINRIYGFYDECKRRYNVRLWKIFTDCFNCLPVAAVIDDKIICMHGGLSPDMESLNQIKAIERPLDVPDQGLLCDLLWADPDPEIKGWGENDRGVSYTFGPDRVTEFLKKHDLDLICRAHQVVEDGYQFFADRQLVTIFSAPNYCGEFNNAGALMCVDQTLLCSFQIIKPLRGKNAC